In Nostoc piscinale CENA21, the genomic stretch CTGGGGGACGATTGGCGCGGAGTAACTGATTTAATAGTTCTGAATCTAAGCGGCTGATTTTGGCATTGTAAATCTGAAACCAGGATATTGCACCAAAACCTACTAAAGTAGTGCCAGCTAAAGCCGCAGATAACAGTGCAATTCGGAGTCGAAACGATCGCAGATGTTTCACGATGGATTCTCTGGTTTGCGAAACCGATAGCCAACGCCGCGAATACTTTCAATCCAATTTGTTTCATCAATCGGTTCAATTTTTTTGCGAATGCGCTGAATACACACATCCACAACATTGGTATTAGGGTTAAAATCGTAACCCCAAATATGTTCTAAGATTTGGGTACGGGTAAAAACTCGTCCAGGAGAGCGCATCAGATATTCCAGCAGATTAAACTCGCGGCTAGTAAGTTCGATGGCGCGTTGATTGCAAGTGACTTCTCGCGTGATGCGATCAAGTTTGATTGAGCCAACCGTGAGTAAATTTTGGCGATCGCCTCCACTCCGTCGCACCACTGCATGAATCCGCGCCGCTAATTCTTCCACAAAAAAAGGTTTAGCAATGTAATCATCGGCTCCCAAGTTTAATCCTGCCAGGCGATCGTCTAATTCATTACGCGCTGTTAACAAAATTACCGGAGCATTCCGTCCTTCTCGCCGCAGTTGTTTAAGAATCGACAGTCCATCTTTTCCTGGCACCATAATGTCAAGAATAATGGCATCGTATTCATTATCAATTGCTCGCAGATATCCTTCATCACCGTTGTCGCAATAGTCTACGACAAATCCTTGCTCCTTCAGTCCAGCCCGGACGAAGTTCGCAATTTTTGCTTCATCTTCGACAAACA encodes the following:
- a CDS encoding response regulator transcription factor, coding for MNVLFVEDEAKIANFVRAGLKEQGFVVDYCDNGDEGYLRAIDNEYDAIILDIMVPGKDGLSILKQLRREGRNAPVILLTARNELDDRLAGLNLGADDYIAKPFFVEELAARIHAVVRRSGGDRQNLLTVGSIKLDRITREVTCNQRAIELTSREFNLLEYLMRSPGRVFTRTQILEHIWGYDFNPNTNVVDVCIQRIRKKIEPIDETNWIESIRGVGYRFRKPENPS